The sequence GCACCGTCTCTTCCGTCCCCTCGCCGCGGGCGAAGGCGAGGAAGCCGTCGAGCATCCGCTCCATCTCCGTCACGTCGTGGACCAGCTCGTCCGTCTCCGGCCCCGGCTCGGCCACCGCGAGCGCCAGCCGCATCCGGGTGAGCGGCGTGCGCAGGTCGTGGCTGACCCCTGACAACATCGAGGTGCGCTGCTCGATCTGCCGCTCGAGCCGCCCCCGCATGGCGAGAAACGCCGCGCCCGCGCGCCGCACCTCCTCCGCCCCCTTCGGCCGGAACGGCTCCGACCGCCCCTTGCCGAACGCCTCCGACACCCGGGCGAGCTCCCGGATCGGGCGGATCTGGTTGCGCAGGAACAGGGTCGAGATGGTGGCGAAGATCGCCGCGGCGAAGATCATCCAGGTGAGCAGCAGGTGCGGGTTCGACGCGATCAGCCGCCGCCGTGGTAACAGCGCCGTCAGCGCCCCGGCGGAGGTCTGCACCTCGACCAGCAGCATCTTGTCGATGGCCACCCCGTCCACGCTGAGATCGCGCCGGATCACGCTGCGCAGCTCCTCGGCGGCCGCATTGCCGGAGATGTCGAGAAACGCGAAATCATCCTCCGCCGCGATCTGCCCCTCGGGATCGAGCAGCACAGTGAGGTTCAAGAGCCCGCTCACCGTCTCGATCTGCGCATCCCGCGCGGCCTGCGTCGGCGCCGTCTCGATGGTGGTGATGGCGTAGTTGAGCTCCGAGGCGACGGCCTGCGCCATCTGCTCGGTCACCCCCTCGATATGCCGCCGGACGAAGACCGCGGCGGTGACGAGCTGGATGCCCACCACCGGCACCAGCAGGATCAAGAGCGCACGCGAAAACAGGTTGCGCGGCATCCAGCGTTTGAGCCATCTGAAATTCAACATGATGAAAGGGGTAGGCAAGCCGCCCGCCCCGCGCAAGGGAGCCGGGCATGGAGATCGTCGCGAAGGGCGTGCGCCGCATCACCGCGCCCAATCCGGGTCCGATGACCTTCACCGGGACGCAGACCTACATCGTGGGGGAGGGCGCCGTCGCCGTTATCGACCCCGGCCCCGACGATCCGCGCCACCTCGCGGCCATCGAAGCGGCGCTGACCCCCGGCGAGCGGATCAGCCATGTGCTCATCACCCACGCCCATATCGACCACACGCCGCTCGCCCCCCGGCTCCGCGCCCCGGTCCACGCCTTCGGTGACGCGCAGGCGGGGCGCAGCGCGATCATGCGGCA is a genomic window of Pontivivens ytuae containing:
- a CDS encoding ATP-binding protein, yielding MLNFRWLKRWMPRNLFSRALLILLVPVVGIQLVTAAVFVRRHIEGVTEQMAQAVASELNYAITTIETAPTQAARDAQIETVSGLLNLTVLLDPEGQIAAEDDFAFLDISGNAAAEELRSVIRRDLSVDGVAIDKMLLVEVQTSAGALTALLPRRRLIASNPHLLLTWMIFAAAIFATISTLFLRNQIRPIRELARVSEAFGKGRSEPFRPKGAEEVRRAGAAFLAMRGRLERQIEQRTSMLSGVSHDLRTPLTRMRLALAVAEPGPETDELVHDVTEMERMLDGFLAFARGEGTEETVPVEPITLARTLVDRARRDGADINLIVENETPDECIVQVREMALTRAVQNLLSNAIRYGDRVRLRVRLTRLALEFTVEDDGPGIPEDQMLAALKPFSRLDSARNQDAGGSVGLGLSIAADVARSHGGSLRLERSAALGGLSGILRIPR